The stretch of DNA CCACAACGGCTTCATCCGCGAGACTAACATCCTTGAACAATGGTGTCTTGTGATCCCGACCGAATACCTTCTCGAAAGCTTCGGCCTCCTTCACCGTGAACCTCTCCTCATCAACTTGTTCATCGGGACCTTCGTCATCCGAATCCGATGCATATGCACGGGAAAAAGGGATGGAATGGTCCATTGTCTCTTGCAAATGATATTTGTCAAGATCACCCACATTGTTGTCATGGAGATCAACTTCATTGTCATCGTCTGCATACTCATCATTGTCCTCTTGCAAAGCTTCATCTTGGTTGTTTGTAAACGGGCTCAATGTTGGCCTCACTTCTTGGGTCAAAAGAGGTTCAACAATTTCATCTCGCTTCAAGGGTGGGGGGCTACTAGCAACCAAAGGGGAGGGTTTCCGGTTCAAGTCCAAATGCAAATTTGAATCAACCTTCTTCGTTGCAAATAACTCAAGAGCCTTGTCAAGTGAATCGGCCACCGTTTCCTTGTATGCAACCCAACGTTGCTCCGAGTTGATACGCATTGTCTTCCAACGGATGTGCATTCCAAAACCTACATTATGCCTTCCCTCCAACTCAACGATATCACTAGGGTCCATCCAATTCAAATCTTTCCTCACTTGTTGCAAGAGCTCCGCATAGTTAGGACTACTATCAAACAACATATCTAGCTCATCCGGATCCGGTTCAATATTGCCTTTCAAGAAGGCGTCTTTGTCCCCATGATGAACAAACACACATGTTCTTCCCATCCCTATAAGCATTCAAACAACACATCGTAACATTGCTTCCATGAGTACTAATTTAAGGATTAACACGGAATACAAAccctaatatatatatatatcaaacaacaaccctaaccctaaccctaaccataaccctaaccctaaccataaccctaaccctaaccataacccTAACAATAACCCTAACCATAACCCTAGCACCAACATAAGAACACCCATAAGAATAACCGTAACATACTAACAAAGCCTAATCATACGAAATTGGCAAACAAAGATCTCACATCTCCATGCAAATCTCTAGATCCAAACAAAACTAGGGTTTCCCAAACTAGCATTACTTGGATCAAAACAAGGGATCGGAGAAGATTACCTTGAGGGAGGGTATGACTTCGAAATATATATATCAAACaacaaccctaaccctaaccctaaccataaccctaaccctaaccataaccctaaccctaaccataacccTAACAATAACCCTAACCATAACCCTAGCACCAACATAAGAACACCCATAAGAATAACCGTAACATACTAACAAAGCCTAATCATACGAAATTGGCAAACAAAGATCTCACATCTCCATGCAAATCTCTAGATCCAAACAAAACTAGGGTTTCCCAAACTAGCATTACTTGGATCAAAACAAGGGATCGGAGAAGATTACCTTGAGGGAGGGTATGACTTCGAAATCCACAGACAAATTCTTCAAATTTGCAAGTTTTGGGAGAGGAtttgagagggggagagagtgGGAGAGGGGGCAAAGCTCGGGTTGGGGTGTGTGGGGTGAGGGGAGTGGGGGAGGGGGGCCCAGCCGCTGGATAAGTCACAGTGCAGCGCCCGAACGCTAGGCGCTGCACATTACATGTGTGGCGCCTAGCTAGGAGGCGCTGCACTGCTGGGTGCGGGCCCAAGGACTGCCACGGTGGACTGGCGTGCAACGCCCCCGAGCTGGGCGCTGCACCGTAGGGTGTGGCGCCTGCGTGGCGGGCGCTACACAAAAGGGTCAGTgctgtgaaatagtttcacgggCAGTTCATTTTGTGAATTGATCTCGTCCACAGGTCAAAATAGTCAAATTTGCCGCTAGTGCGTCGCGAGTGTGACATCGGGCTCGATCTGCCGAAGGTGTGCACAGGGTCGATCCTGAGATTTCAGGGGCCCAAGGCGAAACTATACGAGTCCATTTACGATACATCAACCAAATTTGGACAGTATATTTTCATGGTTCGATACTACACTAAATTTTTGGTAGTATATTAATTAGTTAGGTGCATTTTTGGCAGTTCATTGTTTGTTTCTGTTGTGTGCTGGCGGGAGGGCCAGCTACGGCGAGGACGTAGTggaacaaattcctcaggtccgTCGTGTTGGGAGGGACTATTCCTCGAGTCGTCGGAGTTCACTGACCGTGTTCCCCCGGCGACGTCCGTTCCCTCTCCATGACCACAGCCGCATCACAAGAAGCTGGTCTCGAATACAGACAGCCGCATCACAAGAAGTCGGTTTAACTAATTCTCATAAAAATTAACCAGTATGTCTTTGAGGAGAATTTTGCCTGATTCAttatgaccgttggatcaaactaaTACTACTCATTATATGGAGTAGTATGATGTACTGTAAAAAAAACTCAAGATATATATGCAAGCAAACACCGACGACAACTGGGAGGCTGGTTGTTGTCGTTGTTCCCCTTGTTTGTCTGTTTAGTTTGGTTCTTGGTTGGTAGGTAGCTGCTTGTTTCTTAGCAGATTTGTCCACGTTCAAGCAGAAGATCAATCTCGGTACGATCTTCTTTATTGAAACCTCTATGGTTATATAAAAGTATATTAAAATGAGGAGGGTATCAACACCCATACTTCTATAAGAAATAAGGGTTGGTGACATGCAAACGATCTTGAGTTCTTGACCATCTAATACAGTCAGCCCCAATGGCTCCTGAATCATTTAGACCTTGTATATTACTGTATATCATAATTGCACACATCTAAGAGGAAGCTAATAGGCCGAGAGGAAAATAAAAGGAATTGTTTGATCTTACGTGCTTGCTGAATTTCAATTGCCTGAAAATATTTGAAAATCTCATTCACTAAAATTGGCACACCGGTAACCGTAAAGTTACCCTTTTTGGAGTTGTGCTTTTTTAGTGAAATATTAGTGCAATTTCTTGTTCATGGATTATATTATATATGAAGTGACGAACGGCTCATGTAGCACCCTGATGACCAACGGCGCCACTTTCACACAACTCCACGTGGAAACATGCATGTCATGTGGGTGAAATAGATGTACTCGCAAGGCTTACAACAGACCTAAACTAGTTATGCGACATGTTTCAAAGGAAGGGTGGATGGTTTAGCGGTAAGAACTAAGCATGCCTTGTCTTCCTCCCTCGCATCTCTCACGAGGAAGAACCCATGAGGCGCTCAAACGGTTGGCAAGTTTTAATTACTAAGGTTAAAGTTGTTCTGTGATTAAGTCAACAAGATCCAAGTCGTCCAAAAACATGACTATTCGAGTAGATTTATCCCCACGGAGGTGTGGTACACCAAATGTACCCATACACGTTCATCCATCTCTTGCAGTACGCTGGTTATTGGCACATTATATGCATGAACCGATGGAAGTGGATCGACACGACACTCCCCTACGCTACATCCAAGTCCAGGAAGCGACCTGATTTAGTCGACACCAAATCGAGAGCCCGGCCGTAGTTCCAAGTCGGACCCAATCAAATGCGAGGGGTTCCAACTTCCAAGGTGAATGTTGCCCCGAACCAGAGTCAACCCTTTGTATCAGCTCCACTAAGTTTACGTATCACCAAGGGATTTCTCATCGGTGGCACAAAAGTATGAAAGGCAAATGAAAAACCCTAGCTGCTCGGTAGCTCGTGTAGGCCAAGACCAAGGGCCACCACCACTGGTGGCCCATACACCTCCACTCCTCGCCGTCATCCACTAGACGCACATCGTCACCGTCGGGATCCTCTGCGCACATGGCCCTAGTAAGCCTAAGTTGCCTTTTTTGGAGTTGTGCATTTTTAGTGAAATACTAGTGCAATTTTTTGTTTGTATTtatctctctttctctctttggTTGAACGTTGACCCAAAAGCCAGGAAATGTTACCTAGATTTcaaacagaaaaaaaaacagcTAACCTAAGTCTAGCCTCCACAAATTGGCCAGGTCAACGACGACCGAAGACCACAAGTTTGGGTCAATAACTTTGATATCGACAGCGCATGGTTAGCTCACAAAACATACTCCCCCGATTAGTGATCTAAAAAGTCTTGCACTCCCAGTACTGCATTTCTTTACAGAGGAAGTATAAATCTGCAACACGTGCGTGCATTCTAGGCTTGCTCAATGTATCTGCTAAATGTGGATTATTGCTGCTCAATTATAGCACAAAGCAAGTCTAAAGAGAGAGATCAGATCAGATGGGTAAAACAGTATCCTAGGGGAGGCTCCTTTTTAACCCACCACTACTCCTACCAGCATTCCTTTTCACTTTTGTTGAGTCAGCCAAGGCAGCCCAGCCAGCCAATCCTTGCTCACCCAGCTCTGCTAAGCTGCCTCCCcatcctcctccctcctccctcctggaggattcttcccctcctcctccgcctttCTCCGCCCAGCAGAGATTGCATCCGATTCCAGTTCCAGACCCAGCTCCATCCTCCTCCAAACCCTAGACCCAAGCAATCAAGCAGTCCGTCGCCTTCACCTCGTCCCCCTCCCCCATCTTGCCGTCTCCGTCCATGTGACCGACTTTCTTGGCCCAAGCAGCAGAGCCGGGGCGGAGCGGCGGCTATGGCGGCGGCGTGCGCGGCGGCGCGGATGTTCGCCTACAACGCGACGCTGTGCGCGTGCGACCCGGGGTACTACCTGTCGCCCAACGGCACGGCCTGCGTGTCCCTCCCGGCGTCCGGGGACGGCAACACCTTCGCCGACTGGCAGGTCGGGGCCGTCGGGGCCGGGTCCCGCAACCAGACGCTCTACTTCCTGGCCCCGGTCCTCTCCCTCGACGCCGTCCGCCGCCTCACCCAGTCCCAGGCCGTGCTCCTCTTCACCGCGCTCGTCACCCTCCTCTCCTGGCTCGCCTTCTGCGCCGCCGCCAGGCTCGCCGGCCGCGACCCCTCCGGCAACAAGAAGCTCTTCCGCGCCCGCTTCTGGATCAGCCGCCTCGACTGCATCTTCGACACCCAGCACTGGGCGGTCAGTACTACTCCTCACTAACATCCATTGGTTGATTGATTTCCTTTTTCGTTGCACACATTATTTCCAGAGGCCAAAGCATCCACACATTCATCGATTGCTTTCCCTTCTTGTGCCACACATTCAGTAATTAATCAAGCAAGCAAAGTAGGAATTTCCggataaataaataaaattactgTTACAGCTTCGTTTGCTTCGCCTAGGCGTCTTGGATTGCTTCGCCTTCCCCCAAGCGTTTCCTCCTACTTTTCCTCCTGGTTGGCTGCTTGCTTCCGTGTGGCGAATTGGGATTGCCTTTTGAAATTTTTACCATTATTTGCCTGCTGTGTAACACACGTGTACTCTTGTCGCAATCAGCATATCCATAATATATCTTTCTGATCTGAAAGTAGGTTGCAATTGCTGTCCAAATGTAGGCTGACCAGCAAGTGCTCAAGAAGAGGAAGACAGAGCTGGGTGGGATGTGCTCGGTTGCTGCCCTCATACTCTTCATTGGATTAGTCACTGTGTAAGTCAGCTTCACAAAATTCATCTAGTCTAGTACAATACTCAACTGGAGTGATGCTCACTCGAAATGTGTTGATGCAGGCTGCTGTACCAAGCCATCAATAGGCGCAACATCGAAGTGCATCGAGTCAAGCCGGCCAACGCTCCTGATCTCTTGGCTTTCGTCAACGACATCGAGTTCCACATCACCACCATCTCGAGCATGTCCTGCTCCCAAGTGACCCCGCCTTCGATGATCGCGATGGGGACGCCCGGGTTCATGGACTTCAGGGTGTTGCCTCTCTCGACGCTCTTGACCTACAGTTGCCAGAACACGAGCCAGGGGCCGTCTATCACGCTCAAGTGCAGCGGCTGCAGAATGCCTCCAAGGGACCACTACGTGTCCTGGCAGTTTGTTGACCTGCCGAGGCGACCGGCAATAGCTGTTGGCTTCCAGTTCAACCTGACTACCAAGCAAACCGGGGACGATGAGCACGTGAGCTTTGTCAGTGGGACCATAAACTCTGACAACTATGGCGACGAGAAGCTCAAGACATTCAGAGGGAGAGACTCCAACGTGCTCAAGATTCAGCTGTTTCCCCAGATATACAACAAACTTAACAACTTGAAGCTCTTGCAGCCGCTGCTTCAGGACTTCACTCCAGGGTCTACCTTTTCGGATGTCAGCAGCTTGAATGCTTCCCTGCAGAACCCTACAGATGGAGTATTAAATACTACGCTCTACATAAGTTATCTTTCAGATTACATCGTGGAGATTAGTAACGAAAGTGTCATAGGCCCAGGTGAGTCTCTTATGATGACAAGGCTGAGCATTTTTCTGTTTGATACTCTGTATGTGCTATCTTTCCAGTCTATTTAGTGCCCAAGTCTTTTTTGCTGTGCGCATGATTTGCTAGTAACCGATTGCTTATGGTTATGGGTTATTATAGCAATATTGCTTCAGATTGAACTACTAACTACCATATGAATAGTATCAAACATTTGCTCCATGATAGGTTTTCCAAATCCTAGAGGATCTGTATTTAGTAGTGTGTGGCTAATTAAATTTGATCTTGATCTAGCTGTTTGATTTGGTTAAACATAGTTATAGTTATACTAGTTTAAACTGATCATGTTACTGCAGATATGAATATATGGTTACAAAAGGCTTTCTACTTGTAGCATATAGGAAATTTGCTTCCAGCTCACAGCGGGTTTCACTTAGTAGAACCATCCTCCATTGTTATTTCCTGAGACTAAAAGTAGCTTAACCCTGAATCCCTGGCACGGCAACAAATCCTGAATTTCTTCTCCAGATATGAAAGTACTTAAAACAGAAGCAACTTATAGGTTGTGTGATATTTCTCAAGACGATTTTCCACATGCCTGCACACCAAATAGGCCATAAACAATAGCCTTGTGCCGTTGCGCGCCCCGTAGATACATACTTTTATGGTTATAATGAGGGCCCACTTGTGAGAAAGTTGGCCCAAGTGTCCAACAGAACACCCTGGCAGTTATATGGGTTGTGAATTTGAGCATTAGCTACCTAATTTGTGCAGTTTCCATTTCTATCATCTAATAGCGATTGTTTCATGCAGTCAGTATAATTGCGAGTATTGGTGGCCTTTATGCCTTCAGTATAGCGATATTTCTCTGCCTCATGGCTCAAGTAAGTTCATGGACAATTTACTGTTTTTTTTTTACTTTGTGACACTGAAAAAAAGGAATAAGCATGCGACGACGTGTAAACTGATTTGGTATGCAACTGACTATTATTTGGACTCTTCAGTGTGAAGCTAGGATAAAGAAGCTCCGTAATGAGGATACAAGAATGCTGAAAATTCTGAGCAAACGGCGAGCTCAACAGAATTGGGATAAGGTGAAGCATTGCTTGGTCCAACGATGAACATCATATAATATACATGGCATCCATGGGGCTGCATCTCTGATTAATAAATGATACTGATTTTGTTGTTTATAGGTGAGAAAGTTTGTGATGTATACCTGGGGCCCTAGCAACTTGGATCCAAGTGACAGAAGTGGCAAGTACCCTGAAGCTTCAATGATGGATTCTCTCCATGAATCCTTCCACAAGAAAAGAAAACCGACTAGACGAGCTACCTCGATTGCTACCAGAACGATGAGAGATCATCCTGATGTGGTAAATTAAATGCCCCTTTTTAATAGTGTCTACTGATAAATTTTGTGCACTATAGTACTATATCTAGTTTTGCAAGTTTGTGTTGTTATTCCATTCAGTTTGTCGAATCCTACTAGTACTTTTCTTTAGAAAAAATCTTACCTTCTGTGCATGATACCGCGTGCAGGGAGCAATTGACATTGAAAGAGCTGGGTAAATGCAGCAGTAGACAACAACCTTGACGCGCCTGTATGGACGACTCCTGCAGGAAGAAGTTTGTATGGTTGAGTGACGCGACCAGCCATACCGGAGATTCTTTTATTTTTGTCAATATGATCTATCTCAAGGCAAAAATTGTACAGCGGTAGGTAGGTTGTAAAGTTGCAAATAGCTTGATTTCGTTGGACGGGCACGATTCCTTTTCTTAAGCATGTGATGAATGGGATTATGGATGTGTGACTGGATCTCCTTTTCTTTTCAGCAATTCATCCATCCATGTGAACTTGCAATAGCCTAGAAGACCCCTTTTGTTGTTAGTTCCTGTAGTGGATTACTTTATGTTTTTTTAGAAGGGGATAACTTTTCCGTGTTCCCTCCTTTTATGCCACCACTGAAAGGTGGAACTGGATCAATTATGTCAAGCCATTTAGTTGGGAATCTTAAAGTAGATGGCAGTAAATAAATTAAGGGTGTTGTTTTGCTGAAGGAGTAAACAGCCCTCTGCGGTACCTAAAGTTAACATGAGTTGTAAAAATCACCATAACATTTTCACAATTGTGGCTATCAAATCAATCAACTGCCACACACAAAATGCATAGTTGTTGTAATTTGACTATTCGTTATGTATGATGAGCCTTTTTCCCCCGAGAAAATAATGTCTAACACGAGTAAACTAATACTCCTTTTGTTCCCCCTTTGTTCCTTTATTAGCACTGCAAATGCGCACTACAATTCGGAACTTTAGCAACAACAAAAAAAGGGACTATAAagaggaatggagggagtatttgaGTTGCATGGGCTGACCAAATTCTCCAACAAATTTCCCAAGTAATTCCCTTGGATGGTGCGCAACAAAGTAAATTCATAAAATTTGGAGGAATGAAGACAGTGAGTAGAGGGAAGTCCATTGAAGTTCTCAAAGGAACAAAATTCAAACACTTGTTAGATTCCCTATAAGATGTGGAGGTCAAAAGAATGCATTCCATATAAATTTTACAACCCCCAATCCTATGCAGGGACACCTATTTTTCCCTGATGATCTGGCCAATTATCTCTTTCTCCTGTTTTTTCCTGATGCTCTTGCCAAAATACAGTAGGGAAAGGATCATAGTGCAGAGTTTTATAAATTAAAAAAACATGTACATAGAGAATATTTACAGGTATGCAGAGAGTACAGGAAGTGTTACAAATTATGTTGTATCCAACCTTTGAAGTTATTCGAGTGCTTTTGTACTCTCTGgataaccagagtaagatccTCTCTGAAATTTCTGAGCCATCTCTCCCAAGATAAAGCAGAGAGCACAAACAGCCCCGCTTGCCCAGCAAGTACCCTGGGGATGACTGCATTGCACGTTGAGGAGCGCAACAACGCCGCCGAAGAGCATCGCACCTTTGATGTCATGTCGCGATATCAAGAGCCGCTGGCGCCAAATGCTACGCTGAGGCACCACTGCACCTCCTGTCAGTAGCTTACCTGACAGACAACAGCCAACACCTGAAAAGCAACTCTGAGCACCTTGCGAGGCATCACCGCCAACACCGGAAAAAAGAGAAGCCTGGAAGGTTCATCCTTCAGTTGCAAAATGCGGTAGCAAGGGGCCCCAGTTCCTAAACAGTATCCAGCGCTTGATACTTCCATCAACCCAAACTAAATCATTCCACCATTGCGTTTCTCCTATTATCGTTGCGAAGAATGGGTTATTTTCAGTGACACCAATGGGGATTCCCTTCAGTTTCGCACAGCCCTTCACCTTCAAGTCCTTGAGAGACGGCAAGACCCTTCCGCAGATGCAGCTAAGCTCTGGAAGCTCCCACAGCTGCAGCGACTGTAGCCTCGGAAGAGCATGTTCCGCGGCGACCGATTCGTCGAACACTCTCTCCAAGCTGTCACAGAACCTTATTTGTAGGCTACGAAGATTCGGCAGGCGCAGGGATGAAGGAAAGAGGAAGTTCAGTTTTGGACAGCAATCGAGGAGCAAGTGCATCAGACAACTGAAACTAGTCAAATCTTCCATCCCTTGGCAGAAGTATGCTAAATTGTCCATGTTAGAGATCCATATATTCTGCAATTTGACCATTGTAGCCACTTCTTCCAGTAAGAATATATTCTCCAGTTGGTGACAGTCCTCTACCCAAAGTTCTTGTGCTGCTGTCAGTCTTCCGGTATTCAGCGTTTATACCAGATTTGTCAGTGTTATACTTTTTAATGATATTAGCTCAGCGTGTCTAAGAATCCCTTCGAGATCATCAGGATTGCTGACACATTTTATCTCCAAAACCCTATCGAAATCACCTGACTGTCTGTCCATCAAAGAAAATTTTGTCCTCCATACTTCAAAGCCATTGTCCATTGTTTGGTCAGAGTTTAAAGGGGAGATAACTATGTGAAACTTTCGAAAGCAGTTTGACCACAGTGTAGAGTCTTTGTCCAACAAAGACTGAGCGAAGTTGGCCTGGCTTGAATAAATGTATGTTTTTCCGTCCTGGTTTACATCTTGAGAGACCCTCATGCCAAATCTGTCAGACAACTTGAAAGTAAGTCCACGCGGCAAACAAAGCATGGCCTTCCAATCCACTGGATCCTTACTTACTCCTATCTGGAGGTTACTGACAGCACCTGTTTTTGAAACTCCATAAGGGAACTTGATAAATGCTGTTGTATCACATGAATTGTGGTTTGTTTCTGTAGTTTGCTC from Triticum urartu cultivar G1812 chromosome 3, Tu2.1, whole genome shotgun sequence encodes:
- the LOC125542750 gene encoding uncharacterized protein LOC125542750; protein product: MAAACAAARMFAYNATLCACDPGYYLSPNGTACVSLPASGDGNTFADWQVGAVGAGSRNQTLYFLAPVLSLDAVRRLTQSQAVLLFTALVTLLSWLAFCAAARLAGRDPSGNKKLFRARFWISRLDCIFDTQHWAADQQVLKKRKTELGGMCSVAALILFIGLVTVLLYQAINRRNIEVHRVKPANAPDLLAFVNDIEFHITTISSMSCSQVTPPSMIAMGTPGFMDFRVLPLSTLLTYSCQNTSQGPSITLKCSGCRMPPRDHYVSWQFVDLPRRPAIAVGFQFNLTTKQTGDDEHVSFVSGTINSDNYGDEKLKTFRGRDSNVLKIQLFPQIYNKLNNLKLLQPLLQDFTPGSTFSDVSSLNASLQNPTDGVLNTTLYISYLSDYIVEISNESVIGPVSIIASIGGLYAFSIAIFLCLMAQCEARIKKLRNEDTRMLKILSKRRAQQNWDKVRKFVMYTWGPSNLDPSDRSGKYPEASMMDSLHESFHKKRKPTRRATSIATRTMRDHPDVGAIDIERAG